In the genome of Amphiura filiformis chromosome 11, Afil_fr2py, whole genome shotgun sequence, the window cccatattttttaacgaacacatgctctgtcacccgaagaccccttatttttccatttgatctgtcacccaaagacccttacaagttcaatttgaacagcaactttcatttatcactgattttgttacttattttgaaaaataatgaaatttgaagccatttagacttagaaattcgatttttagaggtttttgcggcgctgttttggctctcacccaaagattccattttaaaaaaaggtcatgttctcacccaatgaccccatatatttttacattttgctctcaccgaatgccaaaatcatgctctcacccaatgaccccatattttttacattttgctctcaccgaatgccccttagtgcggaagtgccagccctacacctatatccatttcatattgacgTGCCCCGggggcctatggagcagtgcaatacactaTGGAGCATGCATAccttgcaaatgcaaaatcggaatcaactgaaattttgtgaataagcatttttcgtggatatctaatgaaaatgtcataaaaagagcatgcttaataggatcacgaaatcctcctcgTAAAATCAAAGAAACACTATAATTAAGACTAAGACTTTTAACTTCTATATATCATCAATAGTATATTGATATAGTATATAGCACACAAAAGGTATCTTTACCAGTTACCACACTATATCTATATTACCAAGTTTTAGGCTTAAAGAAATCACTCAAGTTTTAGGCGTAAAGATACTTTATGCCCTATGACCGATATTACACACAGATTCATAGCAACATAAGTTACTTACACGTATCATCAATGTTGTTCCACAATCTAACGATTTTTATGTTGAACTCTGCCTGTAAATCGACATGCCACCAAGGCTCTATATCAATGTATGCTGAAAATACGATAAGCGATATCAAaacaattattttcctaaaacataaTCGTAGTTATTAGATCATCAATGTTGcatactaaaataaataaatgaataataaataaataaataaataaataaataaataaataaataaataaataaataaataaataaacacaaaacGCTCACTATCAACCAAGGGCACGAAACGATACGTCTACTTCTTGAAGTTGGCGACATAATGACTAATTGTAACATAATGAAAAAACTCTTTAGACAGAACAATAAGCAACAGCAAAACATTTAAACCAATCAAAGATATCTTACCGAGATAACATCATCAATAAAAAACAGGTTTGAAAGATTTAAGCAGATTCCTGAGATATTAAGTTCCTGATTACTTTCCTGATGACTCGTACCTGTTTGTGAGCAATACCCTGGCAGCTGTAAACTTGAGTTATAGCCATTTGCCCTGGATGGGTCGTAAGTTATCGATCCCTCATATAAATTAGAACTTTGAAAGCTGGGTTTGTGTTGTGCTATTTCATTAACAACTGTAAGTAAACAGATATATAAAAcaaagttaagggatctagaatgagcgtttatggcatttcgacagtatttttgtgggacatgagagcacctcagacgtatcgaattgcattctgaatacgaagcatgtctttctgatatcaaataattttaatttttgaaattcacgatataatacaaattttatgacaaattattaaaatttgatatttttcaaatttttgatatataacagtcctcgaaataatttttataaatctaatgatatattcttaaagtgtatgtagctgggaggaaaagccgacgatcaattgaaaattgtgaccttttatattgaagatatggattttttcccaaaaagacctatttttttgggtgttttgggaaaaaaatccatatcttcaatacgaaaggtcaacattttcaattgatcgtcggcttttcatcccacctacatacactttaagtataaatcatcagatttataaaatttacttcaaatactgttaaatatcaaaaatatcaatttttaacgatttgccataaaatgtgtattacattgcgaatttcaaaaaatcaaaattatttgatatcagaaggacattcttcgtattcagaatgtctgatgtgctctaatgtcccacaataaatactgtccaaacgttcatacacctTCCCTTAAGTACGTCGCATCAAGTATATTATGTGCACCAAATCTATGAACATGCACATCAAACAAAATTCGAAAATGGTTGCCATTATGAAATCAAAGATGGCCGTTGTCTATTGCGAACATGAAAACTACGTAACAGCATAACATCAATAggctagggacactgccaaatcacgcaaaaaggcgggatttttaaattacagcaaaggcatgtgtttaaaatgtcagagaacagcaaaagtacatggtGATATGGCTTGtcttgggcaggaataaacactaggtcctgggTCTGCAGTTGGTTGGATTTGCCATTAAACTTGGATGGAAATGGGATGTCTTTGAACATCAACAACTTGAAgggaagcaacattattctgcaaatatggcaaaaatgaAAAGGCAGTTAtcaaaaatgacattaattatctccaaaatgaaacagattaaaGTATAATGACTGGTTTATATACATGTGAGAGCCAGTAGGCCCTACTCATAGGCCGGATGACCGatatacaacatggtggaaatgtatgaaaattgcacattttcatgtaaaagcttgtaaatagggcttaaaatattataaaatgctaTGTAAATAGAAATTTAATAATTCATGTGATTTATTACggatgatctcaacctcaaatgaacagaaatttattaaaaataaatgtctcattcaaacgatgaccTCTCTCTCTCTGCACCACTACTttctgtataaatgtaacaatagtagaatattttacgttatattttaatcacggtttcaaatattttctagggagattcCCGTTATTAACGTTtggggattagtcaacagaactggcagaAAAAATTAATatccacgtttgctattgttggcaatatgaaaatgtttatagaaagaaaaaccttgtttttgtcaaaaataacatatatttgaccacacattataaatataggcctacataccttCTCAGCCGTACAAATATGATTTTATGAACTGGAAGTTTGCGTTCTACTACTATTCCTgagaaaatctaaaatatactacaatacctcatttcagcttCTTATTCCCTATAACAAAAATGTAATGTAATACAATGTAATTACATAACATTTGTCTTGCTCATAGTCCGTATTTAACCTTGACGTTTTAATTAATCAGCATTTTAGAAATAATATTATTAGATTGTATCTCTTACCAAGATCACAAAACTGCCATTTTACTCTTTCATCCACAGCCGTGCCTAACCCTATCCATCTGATGCTCATCTCAGAGCTCCAGCTCGGAGTGAAAGACATAAATGGTTTGGTATCTTCTCCTCGTCCAACCTGGACAGTGTAGTCATCACTTAGTTGGCTAATCCAGTAGTGTTTTGAGGTCCCGTTGATGAGGTATGGGGTTGAGCTTGGCGTGTAGGATTCATCTTCACACGTGAATGATGGTGGGTTCGAAGTGCATCGCTTTATAGAAGCTCTGTTACTATTGTCCTCTTGAAAGACTGagataacaaatgaaaaataaaaattgttatttgaAAGATATGATGTTTACCAGCTTTCACCATGTTTAAGGACCGTCTGAGTGATCTGTTTTATCTCGGCATTTTATTCAAAACCAGTAATCGTTTGTTGTGAGTATTTAGACCGTCTTTCAATGATCATGCCAACCATTTCGCTATGCATAGTCTCGATCTCATATTAGCGATAGCGCAATAATTGGTTCTTCATTTGTGCTCCAAAAGAAAACTAGAGATATTTGGGCACTCATCAGAACATTTTGTGGATTATGGTTCTCTAATGAAGCCAACCTCCTCCTGGTTCTCGACACAGTTATTGCTACTTTCAAAAACACTTTTAAGGATTGAAATGCGTCTGTTCTCCCTGGAAGACACTTTAGAATCATTTGGAACAATTTTATATAATAGTGCATAATTATTTAAATTGCTCATTGGAACAAAATGTGGCATTAAAAAAATGTGTACTTCACAAATTACACCTACACAAAATACCGAAATATTAAAGAGTCTATATAAAAATAGGATGAAATTACCTATCAAGTACCGTGGATCAAAGGAATGAGTTTGTTTAGATAAAGATATCATGACGTCACGATCAGCATCGATGGTAAAATGGATCTTCCTTTGGATATATGGAAGCCACGCTAAGGGGTAGACTAAGTCATCTCTCTTGTGGTCTAACACCAAGCTATCACAGCACGAATCTGGAAATGAAAAGAGAACAGTGAAACATTGTGAGAAAGGCAGATAACAAATAGCGGTGTGACCGGGGGACATTAGGCCCGACATTAGGAACACCCCAGTAAGACCTTTGCTCCTTGATACTGGATGCCATCGAGCTAAGTTCAGACATTAGACAAGGTGTTCCCCATCACCACCTGGTTGATTCATTGTATGAAAAGGGCGAATTTGCTATATTATCCATAAACAATGTCATTGTATATACTATAGCACCTTTTTGGTTAATGCTTGACCCCTCCCATGCTCCACCTTTCTTGTACATATTGTATGCAAATCTCAGCGCTCCAGTTTGGCgtgaatacatacatacatacatacatttgaagcatttatatagcgctacatacataaagagcgcagcgcatatgataaaaattacaaaataacatggcaaaagatgAAACCAGATTAATTAAATACAAAAGAACATAAAAATTATGACCACTGTGGAACAAACTATTCATAAGCAGCAAATAAGTAAGTTTTTAGACCCTTTTTGAAACCAGACAATGTATTTGATTCCCTGATGGTAgtgggcagattgttccaaatatGTGGTGCTGAATGAACAAAAGACCTGTTTGTAGCAGTTTTCAGCAATTTGACACTGTTTATCTCAGAAAGACGTGTGGTATCAGAGGCGGATCTGAGGCCAGCTCTGGCTGGACAATACAGAGAGAGCAGATCAGTAATATAAAAGGGGGCTGATCCATTAAGGCATTTgaaaataatcatcatgatcttaAAAATGATCCTCTCTCTGATCCGAAGCCAGTGTAATTCTTGTAAACAAGGCGTAGCATGGTCCTGTT includes:
- the LOC140164325 gene encoding uncharacterized protein, giving the protein MNSILCYFLLVAALSKSATSNDDSCCDSLVLDHKRDDLVYPLAWLPYIQRKIHFTIDADRDVMISLSKQTHSFDPRYLIVFQEDNSNRASIKRCTSNPPSFTCEDESYTPSSTPYLINGTSKHYWISQLSDDYTVQVGRGEDTKPFMSFTPSWSSEMSIRWIGLGTAVDERVKWQFCDLVVNEIAQHKPSFQSSNLYEGSITYDPSRANGYNSSLQLPGYCSQTAYIDIEPWWHVDLQAEFNIKIVRLWNNIDDTSHEMEGVAVYVSSMMSYTNQKIREQSKLCGAGEVTRYEAEKDSVIVRFCDYNKGRYVYLIKKAPTLKLCGVEVFGYQDPPSSKSSAKKSCSKYSNTSSNNGGSSSSVALSCVITILLIALMAGTGLVYYAYTHPSSNIGLFLLKFTGRFRNDNLPVATYTPIRPSNV